One Oenanthe melanoleuca isolate GR-GAL-2019-014 chromosome 3, OMel1.0, whole genome shotgun sequence DNA segment encodes these proteins:
- the UBXN2A gene encoding UBX domain-containing protein 2A isoform X2 — translation MKDMDNIKTVKKEWVCKSGTDDQILNGTEQNCDYFVDNLFEEAQKVDVIIKLWKNGFTVNDGELRSYTDVANQQFLESIKKGELPFELQKVIDKEEVEVKVEDKKDKVYLSSKKPVFHPFSGHGYRLGSATPKIISKVGDGHPGPDDKRHLPLVPLNDLEPITNVQIWLADGERIIQKFNVSHRISHVRDFITKYQGSEGSVPFTLTTSLPYRELRDETLTLEEAKLQNAVVVQRLRKTAEPFRLLVIEAPDNGYKTAATPNGQLSNEQKNAVNSTRPN, via the exons ATGAAAGACATGGACAATATCAAAACTGTAAAGAAAGAATG GGTGTGTAAATCAGGGACTGATGATCAGATTTTGAACGGTACAGAACAAAACTGTGACTACTTTGTAGATAACCTGTTCGAAGAAGCTCAGAAG GTTGATGTAATCATTAAACTTTGGAAAAATGGGTTTACAGTAAATGACGGCGAACTTCGGAGCTACACTGATGTTGCAAACCAGCAGTTTTTGGAGTCCATTAAAAAGGG ggaACTGCCTTTTGAGCTGCAAAAAGTTATTGATAAGGAGGAGGTAGAAGTGAAAGTGGAAGACAAAAAAGATAAGGTGTATTTGTCATCGAAAAAGCCAGTGTTTCATCCCTTTTCTGGACATGGTTATAGATTAGGAAG tgctACTCCAAAGATAATCTCTAAAGTGGGAGATGGTCATCCAGGACCTGATGATAAAAGACACCTGCCTTTAGTACCCTTGAATGATTTGGAGCCTATCACCAATGTCCAGATATGGTTAGCTGATGGGGAAAGGATAATTCAGAAATTCAATGTTTCTCACAG AATCAGCCATGTCAGAGACTTCATAACAAAATATCAAGGATCTGAGGGAAGTGTTCCCTTCACACTGACGACATCCCTGCCTTACCGAGAGCTGCGGGATGAGACGCTCACACTTGAGGAAGCAAAGTTGCAAAATGCTGTTGTTGTTCAGAGACTTCGGAAAACAGCTGAACCTTTCAGGCTTTTAGTGATAGAAGCACCTGACAATGGCTACAAAACTGCTGCTACACCCAATGGACAACTCAGtaatgaacaaaaaaatgctGTCAATAGTACAAGACCAAATTAG
- the UBXN2A gene encoding UBX domain-containing protein 2A isoform X1 has translation MKDMDNIKTVKKEWVCKSGTDDQILNGTEQNCDYFVDNLFEEAQKVGAMCVPPTTVKNQVDVIIKLWKNGFTVNDGELRSYTDVANQQFLESIKKGELPFELQKVIDKEEVEVKVEDKKDKVYLSSKKPVFHPFSGHGYRLGSATPKIISKVGDGHPGPDDKRHLPLVPLNDLEPITNVQIWLADGERIIQKFNVSHRISHVRDFITKYQGSEGSVPFTLTTSLPYRELRDETLTLEEAKLQNAVVVQRLRKTAEPFRLLVIEAPDNGYKTAATPNGQLSNEQKNAVNSTRPN, from the exons ATGAAAGACATGGACAATATCAAAACTGTAAAGAAAGAATG GGTGTGTAAATCAGGGACTGATGATCAGATTTTGAACGGTACAGAACAAAACTGTGACTACTTTGTAGATAACCTGTTCGAAGAAGCTCAGAAGGTTGGTGCTATGTGTGTGCCCCCAACTACAGTCAAGAACCAG GTTGATGTAATCATTAAACTTTGGAAAAATGGGTTTACAGTAAATGACGGCGAACTTCGGAGCTACACTGATGTTGCAAACCAGCAGTTTTTGGAGTCCATTAAAAAGGG ggaACTGCCTTTTGAGCTGCAAAAAGTTATTGATAAGGAGGAGGTAGAAGTGAAAGTGGAAGACAAAAAAGATAAGGTGTATTTGTCATCGAAAAAGCCAGTGTTTCATCCCTTTTCTGGACATGGTTATAGATTAGGAAG tgctACTCCAAAGATAATCTCTAAAGTGGGAGATGGTCATCCAGGACCTGATGATAAAAGACACCTGCCTTTAGTACCCTTGAATGATTTGGAGCCTATCACCAATGTCCAGATATGGTTAGCTGATGGGGAAAGGATAATTCAGAAATTCAATGTTTCTCACAG AATCAGCCATGTCAGAGACTTCATAACAAAATATCAAGGATCTGAGGGAAGTGTTCCCTTCACACTGACGACATCCCTGCCTTACCGAGAGCTGCGGGATGAGACGCTCACACTTGAGGAAGCAAAGTTGCAAAATGCTGTTGTTGTTCAGAGACTTCGGAAAACAGCTGAACCTTTCAGGCTTTTAGTGATAGAAGCACCTGACAATGGCTACAAAACTGCTGCTACACCCAATGGACAACTCAGtaatgaacaaaaaaatgctGTCAATAGTACAAGACCAAATTAG